One segment of Nostoc piscinale CENA21 DNA contains the following:
- a CDS encoding Crp/Fnr family transcriptional regulator: MLNPVVTIEIFQKQAEPQIYAADQIIFTEGQPGDFMFGIITGEINILVNGKVVETITSGDVFGTGVLVGIKNRTYTAISKTECKLVSLDEKRFLFAVQETPMFALHVIKNYSERLSRLQHMV; this comes from the coding sequence TTGTTAAATCCAGTTGTGACCATCGAGATATTTCAAAAACAAGCCGAGCCTCAAATATATGCAGCAGATCAGATCATCTTTACAGAAGGACAGCCTGGTGATTTTATGTTTGGGATTATCACAGGAGAAATTAACATCTTAGTTAACGGCAAAGTTGTAGAAACAATTACATCAGGTGATGTGTTTGGAACGGGAGTACTTGTAGGCATTAAAAATCGGACTTATACTGCGATCTCTAAAACTGAATGCAAACTTGTCTCTTTAGATGAAAAAAGATTTCTCTTCGCAGTTCAAGAAACACCTATGTTTGCACTGCACGTCATCAAAAACTATTCAGAGCGTTTGTCTCGATTGCAACACATGGTTTAG
- a CDS encoding DUF6464 family protein, with the protein MRRIADFMLMIVCGGVWYLLGVISAIATPPMQVREENQSRKPQNLLDKNDCLYNARSPYIQCAVNPAELCDQCIYFVEYEEWDI; encoded by the coding sequence ATGCGACGTATTGCTGATTTTATGTTGATGATTGTTTGTGGTGGAGTTTGGTATTTACTAGGAGTTATATCAGCGATCGCTACACCACCAATGCAAGTTAGAGAAGAAAATCAAAGTCGCAAACCCCAAAATCTGCTTGATAAAAATGATTGTTTATATAATGCGCGATCGCCTTATATTCAATGTGCAGTAAATCCGGCTGAATTGTGTGATCAATGTATTTATTTTGTGGAATATGAAGAATGGGATATTTAG
- a CDS encoding methylmalonic aciduria and homocystinuria type D protein: MNYPSVYISEQTSPINLTGDMGQAVQISIHAPSQYICTNCERILPDWKQEPFFWVVIVLQRSQFPLVESTKEIETEKQKLRQRFMGFGCDVAFELRDRGYFSDLIDPRTGYPLLSRPGAMPHNDTAVVKALLGYPVIKNKCCVLVHPIWGTAVYPSVLISAAPPTLIEFVTKEIACQHGWEEEV; the protein is encoded by the coding sequence GTGAACTACCCAAGCGTTTACATTTCGGAACAAACCAGTCCCATAAATTTAACTGGCGATATGGGACAAGCTGTGCAAATTTCTATTCATGCACCTAGCCAATATATATGTACTAATTGCGAACGGATATTACCAGATTGGAAACAAGAACCCTTTTTTTGGGTTGTGATTGTTTTGCAGCGATCGCAATTTCCTTTAGTGGAAAGTACCAAAGAAATCGAAACGGAGAAACAAAAGTTACGCCAAAGGTTTATGGGATTTGGTTGTGATGTAGCTTTTGAACTGCGCGATCGCGGCTATTTCTCAGATTTAATTGATCCGCGTACTGGCTATCCTTTACTTTCACGTCCTGGCGCAATGCCACATAATGATACTGCTGTAGTCAAAGCGTTACTCGGCTATCCAGTCATAAAAAATAAATGTTGTGTGCTGGTTCATCCTATTTGGGGTACAGCAGTTTATCCGAGTGTTTTAATCTCGGCCGCACCCCCAACCCTGATTGAATTTGTCACCAAAGAAATAGCTTGTCAACATGGATGGGAAGAGGAAGTATGA
- a CDS encoding thermonuclease family protein, which yields MQKLTKQVVLWLSATMMVLGLVSCDKFFGASGDLVERVSDGDTLAVKDAKGNKFNVRFACVDAPEVPHSQKERNSNRVTDRNQFDWGAKAQARLQQLVKQSGDRVMLTITDSDRYGRKVAEVRLKDGTFVQEILLKEGLAKVYRPYLNKCPSKDLVQKAEAQAQQQKLGVWSDSKFTNPWEYRSLVKGGRRQEVKF from the coding sequence ATGCAGAAATTAACAAAACAGGTGGTACTTTGGCTAAGTGCAACTATGATGGTTTTGGGTTTGGTAAGTTGCGATAAATTCTTTGGTGCTTCTGGGGACTTGGTAGAACGAGTGAGTGATGGGGATACTTTAGCTGTCAAAGATGCAAAAGGAAATAAATTCAATGTGCGCTTTGCTTGTGTGGATGCGCCAGAAGTACCTCATTCCCAAAAAGAAAGGAACAGTAACCGCGTCACTGATCGCAATCAATTTGACTGGGGTGCCAAAGCACAAGCACGCTTACAACAATTAGTAAAACAATCAGGCGATCGCGTGATGTTGACGATTACAGATAGCGATCGCTATGGCAGAAAGGTGGCAGAAGTCCGCTTAAAAGACGGTACTTTTGTCCAAGAAATTTTATTAAAAGAAGGTTTAGCTAAAGTTTATCGCCCTTATTTAAACAAATGTCCGAGTAAAGATTTAGTTCAAAAAGCGGAAGCACAAGCACAACAGCAAAAACTAGGTGTTTGGAGTGATAGCAAATTCACCAACCCTTGGGAATATCGCAGTCTTGTAAAAGGAGGCAGGAGGCAGGAGGTAAAATTTTAA
- a CDS encoding energy-coupling factor ABC transporter permease — protein sequence MNRKQQALASLCLMAVISFYLVVGLPKPAYAMHIMEGFLPVQWAIFWWVVALPFFLLGLRSLTRITQANPQLKLLLGLAGAFTFVLSALKIPSVTGSCSHPTGTGLGAVLFGPLTMSVLGSLVLLFQALLLAHGGLTTLGANAFSMAIAGPFAAYWIYNFTIKLGGKAKIAIFLAAAISDLLTYIITSIQLALAFPAPVGGFIASFTKFAGIFALTQVPLAISEGLLTVLVWNWLQSYNPQELELLKLIKREPQGNESV from the coding sequence ATGAACAGAAAACAGCAGGCTTTAGCTAGTCTATGCCTGATGGCAGTAATTAGTTTTTATTTAGTAGTTGGTTTACCCAAACCCGCCTACGCAATGCACATTATGGAAGGTTTTTTACCTGTGCAGTGGGCAATTTTTTGGTGGGTTGTCGCATTACCATTTTTTCTTTTAGGGTTACGGAGTTTGACGCGCATTACCCAAGCTAACCCCCAGCTTAAACTATTACTGGGCTTGGCGGGTGCGTTTACTTTTGTACTTTCAGCGTTGAAAATCCCTTCGGTTACAGGTAGTTGTTCTCATCCTACCGGCACAGGGTTAGGTGCGGTGTTGTTTGGCCCCTTAACTATGTCGGTTTTGGGTAGCTTAGTATTGTTATTTCAAGCTTTGTTATTAGCACATGGCGGTTTGACGACACTGGGTGCAAATGCGTTTTCGATGGCGATCGCTGGGCCATTTGCCGCTTACTGGATATATAATTTCACAATTAAGCTAGGTGGTAAAGCAAAAATCGCCATATTTCTCGCCGCCGCCATCTCAGATTTACTCACCTACATCATTACTTCTATTCAACTCGCCTTAGCTTTTCCTGCACCTGTTGGTGGTTTCATTGCTTCATTCACCAAATTTGCCGGCATTTTTGCCTTAACGCAAGTTCCTCTTGCAATTAGTGAAGGATTGCTAACTGTATTAGTGTGGAACTGGTTGCAATCTTATAATCCTCAAGAATTAGAATTACTGAAATTAATCAAACGGGAACCCCAAGGAAATGAATCAGTCTAA
- a CDS encoding energy-coupling factor ABC transporter substrate-binding protein: protein MNQSKKGLSNWLLVLAVLALAVAPLIFVRGAEFGGADSKAQEAISEIQPEYKPWFKSIFEPASGEIASLLFASQAALGAGVIGYAIGLYKGRSQQQKHEE, encoded by the coding sequence ATGAATCAGTCTAAAAAAGGGTTGAGTAACTGGTTATTAGTATTAGCTGTATTAGCTTTAGCTGTTGCACCATTAATTTTTGTCCGTGGTGCAGAATTTGGAGGTGCTGATAGCAAAGCACAAGAAGCTATAAGTGAGATACAACCAGAATATAAACCTTGGTTTAAATCAATTTTTGAACCAGCTAGTGGTGAAATAGCAAGCTTATTATTTGCGTCGCAAGCGGCTTTGGGTGCGGGAGTAATTGGTTACGCAATTGGCTTATATAAAGGCCGTTCCCAACAACAAAAGCATGAAGAATGA
- the cbiQ gene encoding cobalt ECF transporter T component CbiQ yields MSLQLDTLAYTNRLRKLPPEHKLIFALTTLAIALATHPLVQILIAIWMAVWTIVYAKIPAGIYFRLLLFTIVFCLTSLPALMMNGVSIHDLPKVQLDALYGLTFGQFYIYVSHHGSLQAWSIFTRALASVSCLYFLMLTVPFTEILQTLRYLRFPVLLTDLLLLMYRFIFILLNTTNEIWTAQNSRGGYRTWHSWMKSLAILIGQLLQRTLQAYSQFSLGLEARGFVGEFKVWHPRRYHPQNRYIIEAVCGCIGLIGLEFWRNAGIFIRI; encoded by the coding sequence ATGAGTTTGCAATTAGATACGTTAGCTTATACTAATCGGCTGCGAAAATTACCACCAGAGCATAAACTAATTTTTGCCTTGACTACTCTGGCAATTGCCTTAGCTACTCATCCACTAGTGCAGATTTTAATAGCAATTTGGATGGCTGTTTGGACAATTGTTTATGCCAAAATTCCGGCTGGTATTTATTTTCGCTTGTTATTATTTACCATCGTTTTTTGTTTGACAAGTTTACCAGCTTTGATGATGAATGGGGTGTCAATTCATGATTTGCCAAAAGTGCAGTTAGATGCTTTATATGGGCTAACTTTTGGGCAATTCTATATTTATGTTAGTCATCATGGCAGCCTGCAAGCATGGTCAATCTTCACCAGAGCTTTAGCCTCAGTTTCTTGCTTATATTTTCTCATGTTAACTGTGCCATTTACGGAAATATTACAAACTTTGCGTTACTTGCGATTTCCGGTGCTGTTAACTGATTTGTTATTACTGATGTATCGGTTTATTTTCATTTTGCTGAATACAACTAATGAAATATGGACAGCGCAGAATTCCCGTGGTGGCTATCGCACTTGGCACAGTTGGATGAAAAGTTTAGCCATATTAATTGGACAACTTTTACAGCGTACTTTACAAGCATATAGTCAGTTTTCTCTGGGTTTAGAAGCGCGGGGTTTTGTCGGTGAATTTAAAGTTTGGCATCCTCGCCGCTATCATCCCCAAAACAGATATATCATCGAAGCAGTTTGCGGCTGTATTGGTTTAATAGGATTGGAATTTTGGCGGAATGCAGGAATATTTATTAGAATTTGA
- a CDS encoding energy-coupling factor ABC transporter ATP-binding protein, whose translation MQEYLLEFEQVYYTYSGAQQSALNGLNLKVPLGKRCALIGQNGCGKTTLFLLANGLYKPDSGVVRWRGEALNYHRNYLGKLRQQVGLIFQDPEQQLVASTVEEDISYGLCNLDLPVAEIQARVEQVLLEFGLTALAERPVHHLSLGQKKRVSIADVMVLNPELLLLDEPTAYLDVKHTRNLIKTLQRIHRNGTTLMMATHDLDLVYRWADWVFVMDKGNLILEGEPQDVFNQRSLLEELELGVPLIYEMLFDGLAGEDEGVKERVRQRILKLFHDFAS comes from the coding sequence ATGCAGGAATATTTATTAGAATTTGAGCAAGTCTATTACACTTATTCTGGCGCACAACAATCAGCTTTAAATGGTCTTAACTTAAAAGTTCCATTAGGTAAAAGATGTGCGTTAATTGGGCAGAATGGTTGTGGTAAAACCACACTATTTTTATTAGCTAATGGTTTATATAAACCTGATTCTGGCGTTGTGCGGTGGCGCGGAGAAGCGTTAAATTATCATCGCAATTATCTGGGTAAATTGCGCCAACAAGTCGGGCTAATCTTTCAAGACCCCGAACAGCAACTAGTGGCTTCTACTGTAGAGGAAGATATATCTTATGGCTTGTGTAATTTAGACTTGCCAGTTGCAGAAATTCAAGCACGAGTAGAACAGGTATTACTAGAATTTGGGTTGACAGCTTTAGCAGAAAGACCAGTACATCATTTAAGTTTAGGGCAGAAGAAGCGAGTTTCCATAGCAGATGTGATGGTATTGAATCCTGAACTATTATTGTTAGATGAACCGACAGCTTATTTGGATGTGAAACATACGCGGAATTTGATTAAAACTCTGCAAAGAATTCATCGAAATGGCACAACTTTAATGATGGCAACCCACGATTTAGATTTGGTATATCGTTGGGCAGATTGGGTTTTTGTGATGGATAAAGGAAACCTAATTTTAGAAGGTGAACCGCAAGATGTCTTTAATCAGCGTTCTTTATTAGAAGAGTTAGAGTTGGGTGTACCGTTAATATATGAAATGTTATTTGATGGGTTAGCGGGTGAGGATGAAGGAGTTAAAGAACGAGTGCGGCAAAGAATATTAAAATTATTTCATGATTTTGCATCTTGA
- a CDS encoding Uma2 family endonuclease, which translates to MVKTQAIPPLESGDRLTRPEFERRYEAATHIRKAELIEGIVYVASPLRHEQHGKPHSRVITWLGVYQALTPGVDLSVEPTVRLDLDNEPQPDAVLFIEPAAGGQTRLSRDGYIEGSPELIVEIAASSVSIDTGIKKQVYRRNGVLEYVIWQSYENKLEWFRLVDGEYQLLAPGADGIIRSQVFPGLWLAVEALLNNQMARVLEVVQEGLKSPEYAAFVQRFV; encoded by the coding sequence ATGGTGAAAACACAAGCAATACCTCCCTTGGAAAGTGGCGATCGCTTAACTCGTCCTGAATTTGAACGCCGTTATGAAGCTGCAACCCATATCAGAAAAGCAGAACTGATTGAAGGAATTGTTTACGTGGCCTCTCCCTTAAGACATGAACAGCATGGTAAACCCCACAGTCGAGTTATAACTTGGTTAGGAGTTTATCAAGCATTGACTCCTGGCGTTGATTTGAGTGTAGAACCAACAGTCAGATTAGATTTAGATAATGAACCCCAACCAGATGCAGTGCTGTTTATTGAACCTGCGGCGGGTGGACAAACTCGATTAAGCCGTGACGGTTATATTGAAGGTTCTCCCGAATTGATTGTGGAAATTGCTGCTAGTAGCGTCTCAATTGATACTGGCATTAAAAAGCAAGTTTATCGCCGGAATGGGGTGTTGGAGTATGTAATCTGGCAATCCTACGAGAATAAATTGGAATGGTTTCGCTTAGTTGATGGTGAGTATCAATTGCTAGCTCCTGGTGCAGATGGCATTATTCGTTCTCAGGTGTTTCCGGGGTTGTGGTTGGCAGTGGAGGCGCTGTTAAATAATCAAATGGCGCGAGTTTTGGAGGTGGTACAAGAGGGGTTGAAGTCGCCGGAATATGCTGCGTTTGTGCAGCGATTTGTTTAA
- a CDS encoding ATP-binding protein, producing the protein MILAFVPYSMYVAGFIPHGHCYLWKPELVWLNIISDGTIALAYYSIPLLLIYFIFKRQDVPFNSVFLLFGAFILACGSGHLMDIWTLWHPDYWVSSIVKAFTAIISIYTAFALIHLIPQALTLPSPAQLEAINKVLKTEIIERKRIEQELRLAEEAAKNSNQAKSEFLANMSHELRTPLNGILGYTQILQRTEKLSEKGSKGVGIIYQCGSHLLTLINDILDLSKIEARKLDLNPIDFYLPAFIDSVSEICRIRAEQKVIDFHLLLDPDLPIGIRADEKRLRQVLINLLGNAIKFTQQGSVTFKVKVVNQTINNQEKIIYKLRFEVIDTGTGITPEQIEKIFVPFEQAGSQKRQIEGTGLGLAISQKIISLMGSQIQVESEFGKGSSFWFEVESPESKDWAKVSRVVEQGIIIGYQGQTRTILIVDDKWENRSVIVNLLEPVGFIVIEATHGKEAWEKINTHQPDLIITDLVMPVMDGFELIKSLRQSSQFAKIPAIASSASVFAIDEYKSIDMGANAFLPKPVEAETLLELLRQFLQLEWLYDNQRNNIKQTKTPTSDALDNFILPDKEVLQQFLGLTQDGDIQNILELAEQIASQQQFQKFTHHIIQLAKNFQLKRLETFIQQQIS; encoded by the coding sequence ATGATATTGGCATTTGTTCCCTATTCTATGTACGTGGCTGGGTTTATTCCACATGGACATTGTTATCTCTGGAAACCCGAACTTGTATGGCTGAATATTATTTCTGATGGCACGATCGCCTTAGCCTATTATTCCATACCTCTGTTACTGATTTACTTTATTTTCAAACGTCAAGATGTCCCCTTTAATAGCGTATTTCTATTATTTGGGGCTTTTATCTTGGCTTGTGGTAGTGGACATTTAATGGATATTTGGACGCTTTGGCATCCTGATTATTGGGTTTCATCAATTGTAAAAGCTTTTACAGCAATTATCTCAATATATACAGCCTTTGCCTTAATTCATCTCATACCACAAGCTCTGACACTACCTAGTCCAGCACAGTTAGAAGCTATCAATAAAGTGCTGAAAACTGAAATTATTGAGCGTAAACGTATCGAACAAGAATTACGCCTTGCTGAAGAAGCTGCTAAAAACTCTAACCAAGCCAAGAGTGAATTTCTCGCTAATATGAGCCATGAATTACGCACACCACTCAACGGTATTCTTGGCTATACACAAATTCTCCAACGCACAGAAAAATTAAGTGAAAAAGGAAGTAAAGGTGTCGGGATTATTTATCAGTGTGGCTCTCATTTATTAACCCTGATTAATGATATTTTAGATTTATCTAAAATCGAAGCCAGAAAACTAGACTTAAATCCCATTGATTTTTATTTACCTGCATTTATCGATAGCGTCAGTGAAATTTGTCGTATCCGGGCTGAACAAAAAGTCATCGATTTTCATCTATTACTTGACCCAGATTTACCCATCGGTATTCGGGCTGATGAAAAACGCTTGCGACAAGTGTTAATTAACTTACTGGGTAATGCTATTAAGTTTACTCAACAAGGCAGTGTTACCTTTAAAGTCAAAGTTGTTAACCAAACTATTAATAATCAAGAAAAAATCATTTATAAACTTCGTTTTGAAGTGATAGATACTGGCACAGGTATTACACCTGAGCAAATCGAAAAAATATTTGTACCGTTTGAACAAGCAGGAAGTCAAAAACGCCAAATAGAAGGTACAGGATTAGGATTAGCCATCAGCCAAAAAATTATTTCGTTAATGGGTAGTCAAATTCAAGTAGAAAGTGAATTTGGCAAAGGCAGTAGTTTTTGGTTTGAGGTAGAATCACCAGAATCTAAAGATTGGGCGAAAGTTTCTAGAGTAGTCGAACAGGGAATTATTATCGGTTATCAAGGACAAACACGCACAATTTTGATTGTGGATGATAAATGGGAAAATCGCTCGGTGATTGTCAATTTATTAGAACCAGTAGGATTTATTGTCATAGAAGCTACTCACGGAAAAGAAGCATGGGAAAAAATCAATACTCATCAACCAGACTTGATAATTACTGATTTAGTCATGCCTGTCATGGATGGGTTTGAGTTGATTAAAAGTTTGCGTCAGTCTAGTCAATTTGCCAAAATACCTGCGATCGCTTCTTCTGCCAGTGTCTTTGCAATTGACGAATATAAAAGTATTGATATGGGTGCGAATGCCTTTCTCCCTAAGCCAGTAGAAGCAGAAACACTCCTGGAACTACTGCGGCAATTTCTCCAACTAGAATGGTTATACGACAATCAAAGAAATAATATAAAACAAACCAAAACGCCGACTTCAGATGCGTTAGATAATTTTATTCTGCCTGACAAAGAAGTTTTACAGCAATTCTTAGGACTCACTCAAGATGGCGATATTCAAAACATTTTAGAACTAGCTGAACAAATTGCTTCTCAGCAGCAGTTCCAAAAATTTACTCATCACATTATCCAGTTAGCAAAAAACTTCCAACTCAAACGTTTAGAAACTTTTATTCAACAACAAATTAGTTAA